A genomic region of Sarcophilus harrisii chromosome 6, mSarHar1.11, whole genome shotgun sequence contains the following coding sequences:
- the CEP44 gene encoding centrosomal protein of 44 kDa isoform X1, whose amino-acid sequence MATGDLKRSLRNLEQGIRLLGYPREVDYSGLVKGDPAAFLPIISHSLTSYSTYVAEFLVISNTELTAKNDYRFIDSVYKLLRDKFHYKPILTKKQFFQYGFVEWKIQIVCDILNLVMKKHKELCNLDKTIAQKKKIRPIKSEAFINFEKTLVEPVVPDFTFRGFPSEQKKPIVERHPNSENFSHILFSETEGNENFVEPGRDIIEITCESQDTELNAKIEDLRRMLAECQEKLKKQILIEDKLRYLEEQLKGKVIMQELDSDINSEIAEIRNILAECQEKLKKQSLIEDKLRYLEEKLKGKVIIDEMVWNNLLSRVTLLETEMLLHFKKYDIPSDSVDMKEDHKYSRNRDLSSPGIEYPYHLGGFTHNNLLLEGGKNDLAAEKEPGILLRGPKKNVFLGQGDRKRREEMPESLHQQLSGYNLLLSADSSPQPSTINYFGLTDTSKETTMEKIERIKKIRLPPEFEAKEIAGRKKGNRRACGTAAKEVAIMEKEGKMSVVRRSPEPEWC is encoded by the exons ATGGCAACTGGTGATTTAAAAAGAAGCTTACGAAATCTAGAACAAGGAATTCGATTGTTGGGTTATCCTAGAGAGGTGGATTATTCAGG TTTAGTAAAAGGAGATCCTGCAGCATTTTTGCCTATTATCAGTCATTCCCTGACTTCGTATTCAACTTATGTAGCAGAATTTTTGGTTATCTCCAATACAGAACTTACAGCAAAGAATGATTATCGATTCATTGATTCTGTCTATAAG cttCTTCGAGATAAATTTCATTATAAACCAATTTTGACAAAAAAACAGTTTTTCCAGTATGGCTTTGTAGAATGGAAGATTCAGATTGTTTGTGATATTTTGAATTTAGTGATGAAAAAACACAAGGAGCTGTGTAACCTGGATAAG ACTAtagcacagaaaaagaaaattcgtCCTATCAAGTCAGAAGCTTTTATAAATTTTGAGAAAACTCTTGTAGAACCTGTTGTTCCTGACTTCACATTCAGGGGGTTCCCTTCAGAACAG aaaaaaccAATTGTGGAACGTCACCCAAACAGTGAAAACTTTTCTCACATACTCTTTTCTGAAACTGAAGGTAATGAAAATTTTGTTGAACCTGGAAGAGATATTATTGAAATCACCTGTGAATCACAA gACACAGAACTTAATGCTAAGATTGAAGACCTACGCCGTATGCTTGCTGAATgtcaagaaaaacttaaaaaacagaTATTGATAGAGGATAAGTTACGTTATTTGGAAGAACAACTGAAAGGAAAAGTGATTATGCAGGAACTG gACTCTGATATAAATTCTGAGATTGCAGAAATACGAAACATTCTTGCTGAATgccaagaaaaacttaaaaaacagaGTTTGATAGAGGATAAGTTACGTTATTTGGAAGAAAAGCTGAAAGGAAAAGTGATTATAGATGAAATGGTCTGGAATAATCTTTTAAGTCGTGTCACCCTCCTTGAAACAGAAATGCTCCTACACtttaaaaag TATGATATACCTTCAGATTCTGTTGATATGAAAGAGGACCATAAGTACAGCAGAAACAGGGATCTATCATCTCCTG GTATCGAATATCCTTATCACTTGGGAGGATTCACTCACAACAACTTATTacttgaaggaggaaaaaatgacttGGCTGCTGAAAAAGAGCCTGGTATTCTTTTGCGTGGTCCaaagaaaaatgtctttcttggccagggag atagaaaaaggagagaagagatgcCAGAGAGCCTTCATCAGCAATTGTCTGGATACAACTTACTATTATCCGCAGATTCCTCTCCCCAACCCAGTACCATTAATTATTTTGGTTTGACAGACACTTCAAAG GAGACAACaatggagaaaatagaaaggataaaaaaaat
- the CEP44 gene encoding centrosomal protein of 44 kDa isoform X6, translating into MATGDLKRSLRNLEQGIRLLGYPREVDYSGLVKGDPAAFLPIISHSLTSYSTYVAEFLVISNTELTAKNDYRFIDSVYKLLRDKFHYKPILTKKQFFQYGFVEWKIQIVCDILNLVMKKHKELCNLDKTIAQKKKIRPIKSEAFINFEKTLVEPVVPDFTFRGFPSEQKKPIVERHPNSENFSHILFSETEGNENFVEPGRDIIEITCESQDTELNAKIEDLRRMLAECQEKLKKQILIEDKLRYLEEQLKGKVIMQELDSDINSEIAEIRNILAECQEKLKKQSLIEDKLRYLEEKLKGKVIIDEMVWNNLLSRVTLLETEMLLHFKKYDIPSDSVDMKEDHKYSRNRDLSSPGIEYPYHLGGFTHNNLLLEGGKNDLAAEKEPGILLRGPKKNVFLGQGDRKRREEMPESLHQQLSGYNLLLSADSSPQPSTINYFGLTDTSKETTMEKIERIKKMFQETADLLKYSNNSS; encoded by the exons ATGGCAACTGGTGATTTAAAAAGAAGCTTACGAAATCTAGAACAAGGAATTCGATTGTTGGGTTATCCTAGAGAGGTGGATTATTCAGG TTTAGTAAAAGGAGATCCTGCAGCATTTTTGCCTATTATCAGTCATTCCCTGACTTCGTATTCAACTTATGTAGCAGAATTTTTGGTTATCTCCAATACAGAACTTACAGCAAAGAATGATTATCGATTCATTGATTCTGTCTATAAG cttCTTCGAGATAAATTTCATTATAAACCAATTTTGACAAAAAAACAGTTTTTCCAGTATGGCTTTGTAGAATGGAAGATTCAGATTGTTTGTGATATTTTGAATTTAGTGATGAAAAAACACAAGGAGCTGTGTAACCTGGATAAG ACTAtagcacagaaaaagaaaattcgtCCTATCAAGTCAGAAGCTTTTATAAATTTTGAGAAAACTCTTGTAGAACCTGTTGTTCCTGACTTCACATTCAGGGGGTTCCCTTCAGAACAG aaaaaaccAATTGTGGAACGTCACCCAAACAGTGAAAACTTTTCTCACATACTCTTTTCTGAAACTGAAGGTAATGAAAATTTTGTTGAACCTGGAAGAGATATTATTGAAATCACCTGTGAATCACAA gACACAGAACTTAATGCTAAGATTGAAGACCTACGCCGTATGCTTGCTGAATgtcaagaaaaacttaaaaaacagaTATTGATAGAGGATAAGTTACGTTATTTGGAAGAACAACTGAAAGGAAAAGTGATTATGCAGGAACTG gACTCTGATATAAATTCTGAGATTGCAGAAATACGAAACATTCTTGCTGAATgccaagaaaaacttaaaaaacagaGTTTGATAGAGGATAAGTTACGTTATTTGGAAGAAAAGCTGAAAGGAAAAGTGATTATAGATGAAATGGTCTGGAATAATCTTTTAAGTCGTGTCACCCTCCTTGAAACAGAAATGCTCCTACACtttaaaaag TATGATATACCTTCAGATTCTGTTGATATGAAAGAGGACCATAAGTACAGCAGAAACAGGGATCTATCATCTCCTG GTATCGAATATCCTTATCACTTGGGAGGATTCACTCACAACAACTTATTacttgaaggaggaaaaaatgacttGGCTGCTGAAAAAGAGCCTGGTATTCTTTTGCGTGGTCCaaagaaaaatgtctttcttggccagggag atagaaaaaggagagaagagatgcCAGAGAGCCTTCATCAGCAATTGTCTGGATACAACTTACTATTATCCGCAGATTCCTCTCCCCAACCCAGTACCATTAATTATTTTGGTTTGACAGACACTTCAAAG GAGACAACaatggagaaaatagaaaggataaaaaaaat gtTTCAAGAAACTGCTGATTTATTGAAGTATTCAAATAATTCATCTTAG
- the CEP44 gene encoding centrosomal protein of 44 kDa isoform X9, translated as MATGDLKRSLRNLEQGIRLLGYPREVDYSGLVKGDPAAFLPIISHSLTSYSTYVAEFLVISNTELTAKNDYRFIDSVYKLLRDKFHYKPILTKKQFFQYGFVEWKIQIVCDILNLVMKKHKELCNLDKTIAQKKKIRPIKSEAFINFEKTLVEPVVPDFTFRGFPSEQKKPIVERHPNSENFSHILFSETEGNENFVEPGRDIIEITCESQDTELNAKIEDLRRMLAECQEKLKKQILIEDKLRYLEEQLKGKVIMQELDSDINSEIAEIRNILAECQEKLKKQSLIEDKLRYLEEKLKGKVIIDEMVWNNLLSRVTLLETEMLLHFKKYDIPSDSVDMKEDHKYSRNRDLSSPGIEYPYHLGGFTHNNLLLEGGKNDLAAEKEPDRKRREEMPESLHQQLSGYNLLLSADSSPQPSTINYFGLTDTSKETTMEKIERIKKMFQETADLLKYSNNSS; from the exons ATGGCAACTGGTGATTTAAAAAGAAGCTTACGAAATCTAGAACAAGGAATTCGATTGTTGGGTTATCCTAGAGAGGTGGATTATTCAGG TTTAGTAAAAGGAGATCCTGCAGCATTTTTGCCTATTATCAGTCATTCCCTGACTTCGTATTCAACTTATGTAGCAGAATTTTTGGTTATCTCCAATACAGAACTTACAGCAAAGAATGATTATCGATTCATTGATTCTGTCTATAAG cttCTTCGAGATAAATTTCATTATAAACCAATTTTGACAAAAAAACAGTTTTTCCAGTATGGCTTTGTAGAATGGAAGATTCAGATTGTTTGTGATATTTTGAATTTAGTGATGAAAAAACACAAGGAGCTGTGTAACCTGGATAAG ACTAtagcacagaaaaagaaaattcgtCCTATCAAGTCAGAAGCTTTTATAAATTTTGAGAAAACTCTTGTAGAACCTGTTGTTCCTGACTTCACATTCAGGGGGTTCCCTTCAGAACAG aaaaaaccAATTGTGGAACGTCACCCAAACAGTGAAAACTTTTCTCACATACTCTTTTCTGAAACTGAAGGTAATGAAAATTTTGTTGAACCTGGAAGAGATATTATTGAAATCACCTGTGAATCACAA gACACAGAACTTAATGCTAAGATTGAAGACCTACGCCGTATGCTTGCTGAATgtcaagaaaaacttaaaaaacagaTATTGATAGAGGATAAGTTACGTTATTTGGAAGAACAACTGAAAGGAAAAGTGATTATGCAGGAACTG gACTCTGATATAAATTCTGAGATTGCAGAAATACGAAACATTCTTGCTGAATgccaagaaaaacttaaaaaacagaGTTTGATAGAGGATAAGTTACGTTATTTGGAAGAAAAGCTGAAAGGAAAAGTGATTATAGATGAAATGGTCTGGAATAATCTTTTAAGTCGTGTCACCCTCCTTGAAACAGAAATGCTCCTACACtttaaaaag TATGATATACCTTCAGATTCTGTTGATATGAAAGAGGACCATAAGTACAGCAGAAACAGGGATCTATCATCTCCTG GTATCGAATATCCTTATCACTTGGGAGGATTCACTCACAACAACTTATTacttgaaggaggaaaaaatgacttGGCTGCTGAAAAAGAGCCTG atagaaaaaggagagaagagatgcCAGAGAGCCTTCATCAGCAATTGTCTGGATACAACTTACTATTATCCGCAGATTCCTCTCCCCAACCCAGTACCATTAATTATTTTGGTTTGACAGACACTTCAAAG GAGACAACaatggagaaaatagaaaggataaaaaaaat gtTTCAAGAAACTGCTGATTTATTGAAGTATTCAAATAATTCATCTTAG
- the CEP44 gene encoding centrosomal protein of 44 kDa isoform X2 — protein sequence MATGDLKRSLRNLEQGIRLLGYPREVDYSGLVKGDPAAFLPIISHSLTSYSTYVAEFLVISNTELTAKNDYRFIDSVYKLLRDKFHYKPILTKKQFFQYGFVEWKIQIVCDILNLVMKKHKELCNLDKTIAQKKKIRPIKSEAFINFEKTLVEPVVPDFTFRGFPSEQKKPIVERHPNSENFSHILFSETEGNENFVEPGRDIIEITCESQDTELNAKIEDLRRMLAECQEKLKKQILIEDKLRYLEEQLKGKVIMQELDSDINSEIAEIRNILAECQEKLKKQSLIEDKLRYLEEKLKGKVIIDEMVWNNLLSRVTLLETEMLLHFKKYDIPSDSVDMKEDHKYSRNRDLSSPGIEYPYHLGGFTHNNLLLEGGKNDLAAEKEPGILLRGPKKNVFLGQGDRKRREEMPESLHQQLSGYNLLLSADSSPQPSTINYFGLTDTSKETTMEKIERIKKILPPEFEAKEIAGRKKGNRRACGTAAKEVAIMEKEGKMSVVRRSPEPEWC from the exons ATGGCAACTGGTGATTTAAAAAGAAGCTTACGAAATCTAGAACAAGGAATTCGATTGTTGGGTTATCCTAGAGAGGTGGATTATTCAGG TTTAGTAAAAGGAGATCCTGCAGCATTTTTGCCTATTATCAGTCATTCCCTGACTTCGTATTCAACTTATGTAGCAGAATTTTTGGTTATCTCCAATACAGAACTTACAGCAAAGAATGATTATCGATTCATTGATTCTGTCTATAAG cttCTTCGAGATAAATTTCATTATAAACCAATTTTGACAAAAAAACAGTTTTTCCAGTATGGCTTTGTAGAATGGAAGATTCAGATTGTTTGTGATATTTTGAATTTAGTGATGAAAAAACACAAGGAGCTGTGTAACCTGGATAAG ACTAtagcacagaaaaagaaaattcgtCCTATCAAGTCAGAAGCTTTTATAAATTTTGAGAAAACTCTTGTAGAACCTGTTGTTCCTGACTTCACATTCAGGGGGTTCCCTTCAGAACAG aaaaaaccAATTGTGGAACGTCACCCAAACAGTGAAAACTTTTCTCACATACTCTTTTCTGAAACTGAAGGTAATGAAAATTTTGTTGAACCTGGAAGAGATATTATTGAAATCACCTGTGAATCACAA gACACAGAACTTAATGCTAAGATTGAAGACCTACGCCGTATGCTTGCTGAATgtcaagaaaaacttaaaaaacagaTATTGATAGAGGATAAGTTACGTTATTTGGAAGAACAACTGAAAGGAAAAGTGATTATGCAGGAACTG gACTCTGATATAAATTCTGAGATTGCAGAAATACGAAACATTCTTGCTGAATgccaagaaaaacttaaaaaacagaGTTTGATAGAGGATAAGTTACGTTATTTGGAAGAAAAGCTGAAAGGAAAAGTGATTATAGATGAAATGGTCTGGAATAATCTTTTAAGTCGTGTCACCCTCCTTGAAACAGAAATGCTCCTACACtttaaaaag TATGATATACCTTCAGATTCTGTTGATATGAAAGAGGACCATAAGTACAGCAGAAACAGGGATCTATCATCTCCTG GTATCGAATATCCTTATCACTTGGGAGGATTCACTCACAACAACTTATTacttgaaggaggaaaaaatgacttGGCTGCTGAAAAAGAGCCTGGTATTCTTTTGCGTGGTCCaaagaaaaatgtctttcttggccagggag atagaaaaaggagagaagagatgcCAGAGAGCCTTCATCAGCAATTGTCTGGATACAACTTACTATTATCCGCAGATTCCTCTCCCCAACCCAGTACCATTAATTATTTTGGTTTGACAGACACTTCAAAG GAGACAACaatggagaaaatagaaaggataaaaaaaat